The Methanobrevibacter sp. sequence CCAGCAAGCACTAATTCCTTGATTTGAGGTGCTAAGGATAAAATAGTGCTTAAGCCGAAACCGGTAGTGATAGTTGAGAGTTCTTCAGCTTCGAGTCCGCCTAATTCAATAGCCTTATCGATCAATGGCTTGAAGTCGTAATCTTCAATTACCTGTGCGCCAGGAATCTTTACTATATCCATGGTGAACAATCTGTCTGCATATTCCGCTTTTGGCAATAATACACAGTTGGTAGTTCCTAAGATAGCTGCATTGTACTCTGCAAACACTTTCTTTTGGTCAATCCATGCTCCACCGATTTGACCTGCCAAGGATTCATATTTTGCAAGTTCTGGGTATCCGTGAGCAGGCAACATTTCACTGTGGGTGTAGACCTTTACATCGGTTCCTTCGGTTTGCTTTAATAATTCTTCTAAAGCTTTTAAGTCATGGCCAGTTACGATAATGGCTGGACCTTCTTGAGCTCCAACTTTTACTTCAGTTGGCACTGGTTCGCCAAAGTTCTTGATGTGAGCTTCTTTAAGCATTTTCATAACTTTAAAGTTTGCTTCACCAGAGTCAAGCCCTAATTGAACTAAATCTCCTACATCAAAGTTTACGTTGGTTAAAGTGGAGTATAATCCTTTAGTCAAGAATTCATCTACACTTTCATCCCTTACTCCTAATTCATTGCAATGGTAGTTGTAAGCGGAAATACCTTTCATTGCAAAGATCAAATTGTCCTGAAGTCTTGCAACGGTACCGTTTTTACCGCATACCCCTGCATTTGTACATGCAGTTCCTCTTGCAGTTTGGGAACATTGATAACAAAACATGTTGAAATCACTCATTAAAAACACATCCTTTTCCTAATTTTAAATCAAATTTTACTTCTCTTAAGACTAGAAAATAGAAATTCAATTGCAACATAGTTTTATCAAAATCAATAAATAGGCCTAAATAAGAATTTTAATAATGCAAGCCTTCAATTGCTTAAATGGCTTGAACTATATAAGAAATTTTTTCTATTTTTATTCTTATGTAATTAAAGATATTCCTTATAGTACTTATAAAGGTTTTGTAACTAGTGTAGGGTGAAAAGTAACAAAATATATTTATAAAACAAAATAATAGAGTAATATATAGTTAGGAGAGGAATTGCATGGAATCAATAATAGAATCATTACAAAAGTTCGGCCTTACAAGATACGAAGCAAAGGCATACATAGGAATGACCAACTTAATATCCGGAAAAGCTGAAGAAATAGCCAGGACATCTGAAATTCCAAGATCAAAAATCTACAATACATTAAAGGAACTTGATAAAAAAGGATTCATTACAATAACACATACAAGACCTCTTCTATATCAAGTTGTTCCTCCAAACGAAATATTCAAAAGGAAAAAAGGGGAACTGATTAAGGAACTTGAATTATCACAAGAAAAATTAGACGAGATTTATAATGACCAAATATCCGAAATTCAAGCTCCTGTATGGTTGATTAAAACAAGCGAGAATATCATAAATAAAGAGCTAGAAATTGTCAAAAGAGCAAGAAAATCAATCAACATGAGAATAGGATTCCTGCTTGAAGGTGAAGGGGAAGCTCTTATAAAGGCCTTCAAGGAACTTCCAAGAGGAATTCCAATAAGAATCCTTGCAACACCAGAGTGTTATATCAATGGTGAGAAATTGGAAATCATCAAAATGTTTGAGGAAGCTAAACTGGACAATCTAGAGATTATAGAAACAGACATCAAATTTGTGAAAATCATAATTAGAGATGGAAAAGAGCTTTTCCGTACTATAGTAAAATTTACAGGAGAAGAGAAATCCGTGCTTCCTGAAACATCTGTAGGTGTGCAGAACAGATATGAGGACATTTGCCAGAACTTTGATGAGAGATTCCTGAATCAGTTCAATAAGATGAAAGCTAAACAAAATAAGAAAAACAAAGGAAAAACAGAATAATGGAATTATAGATAAATAGTTATTTTTTCAATGATTCATCAACAATATCGCAAATGGTCTCATCCACATTCAAAATGGCTGTCCTGTACTCATCGGTTCTTTTTGCAAACTCATCGTAATTGTCCATGACTTCGAAGATCTTTTCATCCAAGTCCTCAAGGTCACATTCAACAGTTGCGCCTTTGAATATGGAAACCATATCGTGGTATCTGCCATATTTCACTCTTTTTAAAATTACAACAGGCAAATTGCATACCATGGCCTCATGAAGCATCAATCCATCATTGGTGAGCACTGCAAGGTCAGCCAAGCACAATAAGTCATTCACCCAATCGATAAATCCAAGATTGATTATCTTTGTCTCATCGATGTACTTGTAAAACTCTTCCTGTAAAGGGTCACCTACCAAGACAAGATTATATTTATCACAGTACTTTGAGAACTGGTCAATGGCCTGCGCTGTCTTTTCAAACAATGAAGAGCCTGATGAGAAAACGATTGTCGGCTTGCTTTCATCAAACTCGATAGCATCAGGGTTTTTGGATTTGACTTCACTGCAATGGGCCTTTATCTTTTCGAGTGCAATTTCCTTGTTTCCATGAGTGATGTTTTCATTTACAGGCAAGAAGGATTTCACCATATTGTCTGGAATGTCTTCTGAGAGGAACAAGTTGTTTTCAGGCAATATTATTGGAGTTCCAATATGACTGCATATTTTGGTATCAAGTGGAGTGATCAAAAGACTTACGGTTGGGATTCTTGCAAGCTTTGCGCCAAGTGCTCCTACAATGGCTCCACCACCGAGAATCCCCAGTTCCAAATCGAACTTTTTGGACTTCAATAGCTTTCTTGTTTTGAAAACAGCCCTGACAGCTCTGACAGCTGCCTTGATGGTGGTAGTGATTGTTGCGGAATGGCCTCCAGCCTGTGGAATGATTACCTTATTCCACTCTATATTGTTCTTCTTGAACAGGATACCTGGAGCGGATTCATCCAGTGCAATCTCACAATCATATCCTCTCTTCTTGAGTGCATTGTAAACATTCAATGCTATTCCGGCATCTCCACCTAAGCCTCTGCCTGTTACAATGATCAATATCTTTTTCTTGTCCACAAAGATTCCCCTCATGAAAAATAAAAATAATTAAAACTGATTTTATTGATTAAAAAATCAATAAATGAACTTTACAATAATTTGTACTATTAAATTTATATTCATAATATTTTATATACTTTAAGAAAAATTAATCCAATTAAGAAGTTTTTTTTAAAGAAATTATCTAAAACAAGATTTATTAAAAAATTTTATTGAAAAAACTTAAAAAATTATATTAAAAATGAAAAATAAACTAAAATTAAGCAATATTCTTAATAAACTAAAAGTGATTGAAAATGAAAAACTGGAAAATAATCGGATTAATATTAATCATTCTGCTTGCTGTTGTGGCAATCAGCGGTTGCATCGGAGAGGATTCCGACTCCGACTCTTCAGCTCTTGTGGTGGATGGTATTGACATTACAGAAGATGGAACCTATGACTCAAAGGAAGAGGTTGCGGCATATATCGTTGAATATCACAAGCTTCCTTCCAATTACATAACCAAAAGGGAAGCGAAGGCTCTTGGATGGCATGGTGGAAGCGTTGAAAAATACGCTCCTGGAAAATGCATTGGAGGGGACATATTTACAAACCGTCAATCCATTTTGCCTATAACCCATGAGTATAAGGAATGTGACATCGACACCTTAGGTGCAAGCAGCAGAGGACCTAAAAGGATAGTTTATTCCACTGATGACTTTGAGGTTTACTATACTGGA is a genomic window containing:
- the hcp gene encoding hydroxylamine reductase translates to MSDFNMFCYQCSQTARGTACTNAGVCGKNGTVARLQDNLIFAMKGISAYNYHCNELGVRDESVDEFLTKGLYSTLTNVNFDVGDLVQLGLDSGEANFKVMKMLKEAHIKNFGEPVPTEVKVGAQEGPAIIVTGHDLKALEELLKQTEGTDVKVYTHSEMLPAHGYPELAKYESLAGQIGGAWIDQKKVFAEYNAAILGTTNCVLLPKAEYADRLFTMDIVKIPGAQVIEDYDFKPLIDKAIELGGLEAEELSTITTGFGLSTILSLAPQIKELVLAGKIKRFFLVAGCDTPNPRMSYYREFVENLPEDTIVLTLACNKFRFNDLDLGDIEGIPRLLDLGQCNDAIVAIELAVALCDLFEMELNELPLTIVLSWMEQKAAAILWTLLYLGKTDMFIGPVLPAWANEDILNVLVENFNLTPISTPKEDIKKIMG
- a CDS encoding helix-turn-helix domain-containing protein → MESIIESLQKFGLTRYEAKAYIGMTNLISGKAEEIARTSEIPRSKIYNTLKELDKKGFITITHTRPLLYQVVPPNEIFKRKKGELIKELELSQEKLDEIYNDQISEIQAPVWLIKTSENIINKELEIVKRARKSINMRIGFLLEGEGEALIKAFKELPRGIPIRILATPECYINGEKLEIIKMFEEAKLDNLEIIETDIKFVKIIIRDGKELFRTIVKFTGEEKSVLPETSVGVQNRYEDICQNFDERFLNQFNKMKAKQNKKNKGKTE
- a CDS encoding glycosyltransferase produces the protein MDKKKILIIVTGRGLGGDAGIALNVYNALKKRGYDCEIALDESAPGILFKKNNIEWNKVIIPQAGGHSATITTTIKAAVRAVRAVFKTRKLLKSKKFDLELGILGGGAIVGALGAKLARIPTVSLLITPLDTKICSHIGTPIILPENNLFLSEDIPDNMVKSFLPVNENITHGNKEIALEKIKAHCSEVKSKNPDAIEFDESKPTIVFSSGSSLFEKTAQAIDQFSKYCDKYNLVLVGDPLQEEFYKYIDETKIINLGFIDWVNDLLCLADLAVLTNDGLMLHEAMVCNLPVVILKRVKYGRYHDMVSIFKGATVECDLEDLDEKIFEVMDNYDEFAKRTDEYRTAILNVDETICDIVDESLKK
- a CDS encoding ribonuclease domain-containing protein; translation: MKNWKIIGLILIILLAVVAISGCIGEDSDSDSSALVVDGIDITEDGTYDSKEEVAAYIVEYHKLPSNYITKREAKALGWHGGSVEKYAPGKCIGGDIFTNRQSILPITHEYKECDIDTLGASSRGPKRIVYSTDDFEVYYTGDHYASFEHLT